Proteins from one Parvibaculum lavamentivorans DS-1 genomic window:
- a CDS encoding flagellin, which produces MQISTLSQSLALRQSINNMRAQFDDLQRQLSTGLKTDSYAKLGTDRNVVLSLSHQLNQISAYTNTISKTQMRIEVMSDALTRVNSISSEMKTGVLTSGFELVNGKQTTAQISAAMQFDEMVNLMNLQVEDRYLFGGVDTQTRPVALPDEIMNGSGAKAGLKQFIDERAQADMGADGRGRLTLGIAGATVTLAEDAAPSIFGFKLEGATSTLSNATVTGPAGAPAGVDVEFTGLPAAGQQITLDMRLPDGTTTKVTLKATMDNPPAAGEFTIGTDAATTAANFQAALDTAVQTEASVTLKAASAVEASNNFFDYQAGGSPQRVDGPPFASATGLRDATDADTVFWYKGDLSGTAGNNMVAQIDSGRQVSYGARADQAAIRDTLKMSALLSAVEYSDADDLSQRKSYAALSTRVGDKLSFKGVQSLESIVTGLGLTAATLSNTQDRHDLVMATSNELLGDIQNADDYEVGVKLTMLQTQLQASYQVTAMLSQMSLANYL; this is translated from the coding sequence ATGCAGATTTCCACGCTCTCCCAATCTCTCGCGCTGCGCCAGTCGATCAACAACATGCGGGCGCAGTTCGACGATCTGCAGCGGCAGTTGTCGACCGGGCTCAAGACGGACAGCTATGCGAAGCTCGGGACGGACCGCAACGTGGTGCTGTCGCTGTCGCACCAGCTCAACCAGATCTCGGCCTATACCAACACGATCTCGAAGACGCAGATGCGGATCGAGGTGATGTCGGACGCGCTGACGCGGGTGAACAGCATTTCCAGCGAGATGAAGACGGGGGTGCTGACGTCGGGCTTCGAACTCGTCAACGGCAAGCAGACCACGGCGCAGATTTCGGCGGCGATGCAGTTCGACGAGATGGTCAACCTGATGAACCTGCAGGTGGAGGACCGCTATCTCTTCGGCGGCGTCGACACGCAGACGCGGCCGGTGGCGCTGCCGGACGAGATCATGAATGGCAGCGGCGCCAAGGCGGGGCTGAAACAATTCATCGACGAGCGGGCGCAGGCCGATATGGGCGCGGACGGGCGCGGGCGGCTGACGCTCGGCATAGCGGGCGCCACGGTGACGCTGGCGGAAGACGCGGCGCCGAGCATTTTCGGTTTCAAGCTCGAGGGCGCGACATCGACGCTGAGCAATGCGACGGTGACGGGACCGGCGGGGGCGCCCGCGGGCGTGGACGTCGAGTTCACCGGGCTGCCGGCGGCGGGCCAGCAGATCACGCTCGACATGCGGCTGCCGGACGGGACGACGACAAAGGTGACGCTGAAGGCGACGATGGACAATCCGCCGGCGGCGGGCGAATTCACCATCGGCACCGACGCGGCGACGACGGCGGCGAATTTCCAGGCGGCGCTCGACACGGCGGTGCAGACGGAAGCAAGCGTCACGCTGAAGGCGGCATCGGCGGTGGAAGCCTCGAACAATTTCTTCGACTACCAGGCGGGCGGTTCGCCGCAGCGCGTGGACGGGCCGCCCTTCGCCTCGGCGACGGGGCTGCGGGACGCGACGGATGCCGACACGGTGTTCTGGTACAAGGGCGATCTCAGCGGCACGGCCGGAAACAACATGGTGGCGCAGATCGACAGCGGGCGGCAGGTGAGCTACGGCGCGCGGGCCGACCAGGCGGCGATCCGCGACACGCTGAAGATGTCGGCGCTGCTGTCGGCGGTCGAGTATTCGGACGCGGACGATCTTTCGCAGCGCAAATCCTATGCGGCGCTTTCGACGCGGGTGGGCGACAAGCTCAGCTTCAAGGGCGTGCAGTCGCTCGAGAGCATCGTGACGGGGCTCGGCCTGACGGCGGCGACGCTTTCCAATACGCAGGACCGGCATGACCTGGTGATGGCGACGTCGAACGAGCTGCTGGGCGACATACAGAATGCCGATGATTACGAGGTCGGCGTGAAGCTGACCATGCTGCAGACGCAGCTTCAGGCGAGCTATCAGGTGACGGCGATGCTGTCGCAGATGTCGCTGGCGAACTATCTCTAA
- a CDS encoding YybH family protein, with translation MSPQQEIAALGARIQEAHAAKDAGALAACYAPEAFFFDLAPPLLHRGFDAASTSAWFATWDGPIRLETRDLEIVIEGSSAWAAALQHMRGTKTDGEKVDLWFRTTTCFTKRAGKWLILHDHASVPFHMDGSYRAAIGLTPEQADA, from the coding sequence ATGAGCCCGCAGCAGGAAATCGCCGCCCTCGGTGCCAGGATTCAGGAGGCGCATGCCGCGAAGGATGCCGGCGCGCTGGCCGCGTGCTATGCGCCGGAAGCCTTCTTCTTCGATCTCGCCCCGCCCCTTCTCCATCGCGGTTTCGACGCCGCCTCGACCTCCGCATGGTTCGCGACATGGGACGGCCCCATCCGCCTCGAAACACGGGACCTGGAGATCGTGATTGAAGGCAGCAGCGCCTGGGCCGCCGCGCTCCAGCACATGCGCGGCACCAAGACGGATGGCGAGAAGGTCGATCTCTGGTTCCGCACCACCACCTGCTTCACGAAGCGGGCGGGCAAATGGCTCATTCTTCACGACCACGCCTCCGTGCCCTTCCACATGGACGGCAGCTACCGTGCCGCCATCGGCCTCACCCCCGAGCAAGCGGACGCCTGA
- a CDS encoding TetR/AcrR family transcriptional regulator yields the protein MAAAKAPAARHGAKEKILDAARRLIRERGYTATTVDHLCAGAGVTKGAFFHHFESKEALAIAAASSWTETNKDFFGNAPFQAPKDPLDRVLAYVDFRKSLMKGDLAGFTCLMGTMLQETYASNPAIREACAADIFSHARMLEADIAAAMADRGLDADWSARSLSLHIQAVLQGAFILAKAENGVRSARQTCDHLKRYIETLFETPRTRKGAVS from the coding sequence ATGGCCGCTGCCAAAGCCCCCGCCGCAAGACACGGTGCGAAGGAGAAAATTCTCGACGCCGCCCGCCGCCTCATTCGGGAGCGCGGCTACACCGCCACCACGGTCGATCATCTTTGCGCCGGCGCCGGCGTCACCAAGGGCGCCTTCTTCCATCATTTCGAGAGCAAGGAGGCGCTCGCCATCGCCGCCGCCTCCTCATGGACCGAGACCAACAAGGACTTCTTCGGCAACGCCCCCTTTCAGGCGCCGAAGGACCCGCTCGACCGCGTCCTCGCCTATGTCGATTTCCGCAAATCGCTCATGAAGGGCGATCTCGCCGGCTTCACCTGCCTCATGGGCACCATGCTGCAGGAAACCTACGCCTCCAATCCCGCCATTCGTGAAGCCTGCGCCGCCGACATCTTTTCCCATGCGCGCATGCTCGAGGCCGACATCGCGGCAGCCATGGCGGATCGCGGCCTGGATGCGGACTGGAGTGCGCGCAGTCTCTCGCTCCACATCCAGGCCGTCCTGCAAGGCGCCTTCATTCTCGCCAAGGCGGAGAACGGTGTCCGCAGCGCCCGCCAAACCTGCGATCACCTGAAGCGTTACATCGAAACGCTTTTCGAAACCCCTCGAACCCGCAAAGGAGCTGTCTCATGA
- a CDS encoding SDR family NAD(P)-dependent oxidoreductase — protein MKLDSSISAVVTGGASGLGKATVTALRALGAKVAIFDLNRENGERVAKELGALYCEVNVMDEASVDAGFAKARAENGQERCLVNCAGGGRGGKTIARDKKTGEIVPFKIADFEYVLGLNTVGTFRCIVKSAAGMATLDPLEGGERGAIVNTGSVAAEDGQIGQVAYSAAKAAIKGMTLTIARDLSREGIRINTILPGIMATPPMLGVKDRAPQIFDNLAASVPFPPRLGDPSEYADLALTMLRNGYFNGETVRLDGAIRMPPR, from the coding sequence ATGAAGCTCGACAGTTCCATTTCCGCGGTCGTGACCGGCGGCGCGTCGGGCCTTGGCAAGGCGACCGTGACGGCGCTGCGCGCGCTCGGCGCGAAGGTGGCGATCTTCGACCTCAACCGCGAGAACGGAGAACGGGTGGCGAAGGAGCTCGGCGCGCTTTATTGCGAGGTCAATGTGATGGATGAGGCATCCGTCGATGCGGGCTTCGCGAAGGCGCGGGCGGAGAACGGGCAGGAGCGGTGCCTCGTGAACTGCGCCGGCGGCGGGCGCGGCGGCAAGACGATTGCGCGCGACAAGAAGACGGGCGAGATCGTTCCCTTCAAGATCGCGGATTTCGAATATGTGCTGGGACTGAACACGGTGGGCACGTTTCGCTGCATCGTGAAAAGCGCGGCGGGAATGGCGACGCTCGATCCGCTGGAAGGCGGCGAGCGCGGCGCCATCGTGAATACGGGATCGGTCGCGGCGGAGGACGGGCAGATCGGGCAGGTGGCCTACTCGGCGGCGAAGGCGGCGATCAAGGGCATGACGCTGACGATTGCGCGCGACCTTTCACGCGAAGGCATACGCATCAACACGATCCTTCCCGGCATCATGGCGACGCCGCCGATGCTGGGCGTGAAGGACCGCGCGCCGCAGATTTTCGACAATCTGGCGGCGTCGGTGCCTTTTCCGCCAAGGCTCGGCGATCCGTCGGAATATGCGGATCTGGCGCTGACGATGCTGAGGAACGGGTATTTCAACGGCGAGACGGTGCGTCTCGACGGCGCCATCAGAATGCCGCCGCGCTGA
- a CDS encoding HPP family protein, whose product MSSPLAKLLRRSVRALGPAIPGVSLRETLRAGGGAIAGLGVAGLFVLSPKVDLELGLFLIAPFGASSVLLFAAPNSPLAQPWSAIVGNTLAALVSVAVCLSISDPLLRVVLAVSLSVAAMSVARAIHPPAGAVAMTAALSPDMVRELGFMFALMPVALGTLILVLIAVIYAHLTGRRYPFRQFEEDNALGTADPPPLQRLDLSEQELTGILQRYRQSLNLGVEDLARLIGAAELQAATHRTEPLTAAAIMSRDLVTVAFDTPLSEVADLFRQYSFTSLPVVAEDGRFLGIIYQIDLIRRAREDTLSLDRGFVAAMTRLFDTRSAAYVKAGEVMSVSIPKAAPDTPAGALLPMLAESGCDAVPVLSEECLAGIVTRTDLIAALARRTLGSAA is encoded by the coding sequence ATGTCATCGCCTCTCGCAAAGCTGCTTCGCCGCTCGGTACGCGCTCTTGGTCCCGCCATTCCCGGCGTTTCCCTGCGGGAGACCCTGCGCGCGGGCGGCGGCGCGATTGCGGGTCTCGGCGTCGCGGGGCTCTTCGTCCTCTCGCCGAAAGTCGACCTCGAACTCGGTCTCTTTCTCATTGCTCCGTTCGGTGCATCCTCGGTCCTCCTCTTCGCCGCGCCGAACAGTCCGCTCGCCCAGCCCTGGTCGGCGATTGTCGGCAACACGCTTGCCGCGCTGGTCAGCGTCGCGGTGTGCCTGAGCATTTCGGATCCGCTTCTGCGCGTCGTTCTTGCGGTCAGCCTCTCCGTCGCCGCGATGAGCGTCGCCCGCGCCATTCATCCGCCGGCGGGCGCAGTTGCGATGACGGCAGCCCTGAGCCCCGACATGGTTCGCGAACTGGGCTTCATGTTCGCTCTGATGCCAGTCGCTCTCGGAACACTGATCCTCGTGCTCATCGCCGTCATCTATGCCCATCTCACGGGGCGCCGTTATCCGTTCCGGCAGTTCGAGGAAGACAACGCGCTCGGCACCGCCGATCCGCCGCCGCTGCAGCGTCTTGATCTCAGCGAGCAGGAACTGACCGGCATTCTTCAGCGCTATCGTCAATCGCTGAACCTCGGCGTCGAGGATCTCGCTCGCCTCATCGGGGCCGCCGAGTTGCAGGCGGCCACGCATAGGACGGAGCCGCTCACCGCTGCCGCCATTATGTCGCGTGACCTCGTGACAGTCGCCTTCGACACGCCGCTGTCGGAAGTCGCGGACCTCTTCCGGCAATACAGCTTCACATCCCTGCCTGTCGTGGCTGAAGACGGCCGCTTCCTCGGCATCATCTATCAGATCGACCTGATCCGCCGCGCCAGGGAAGATACGCTCAGTCTCGACCGTGGCTTCGTCGCCGCCATGACGCGCCTCTTCGACACGCGGAGTGCTGCTTACGTGAAAGCAGGCGAGGTCATGTCGGTCAGCATCCCGAAGGCGGCGCCCGACACGCCGGCTGGCGCCTTGCTGCCGATGCTGGCGGAAAGCGGCTGCGACGCTGTGCCCGTCCTCTCGGAGGAATGCCTCGCCGGCATCGTCACCCGCACGGACCTTATCGCCGCCCTCGCTCGGCGGACGCTTGGCTCCGCCGCCTAG
- the flaF gene encoding flagellar biosynthesis regulator FlaF → MATKDPREFEATILTRAAGQLQRIRDNWTNETASALRDALLYNRRIWTVFAASAAEKEHPLPREIKQNIANLAIFIFKRTSEIESSREPAPQLLDTLIMINREIAAGLYSRG, encoded by the coding sequence ATGGCGACCAAGGACCCGCGCGAGTTCGAGGCGACCATCCTGACCCGCGCCGCCGGCCAGTTGCAGCGCATCCGCGACAACTGGACGAACGAAACGGCCAGCGCCCTGCGTGACGCGCTCCTCTACAATCGCCGCATCTGGACCGTCTTCGCCGCCTCGGCCGCCGAGAAGGAGCACCCGCTCCCCCGCGAGATCAAGCAGAACATCGCCAACCTCGCCATCTTCATCTTCAAGCGCACGAGCGAAATCGAGTCGAGCCGCGAACCCGCGCCGCAACTCCTCGACACCCTCATCATGATCAACCGCGAAATCGCCGCCGGCCTCTACAGCCGCGGCTGA
- the flbT gene encoding flagellar biosynthesis repressor FlbT → MALKVELKPGERFILGDSVITNDDQRTRLFIEGETPILREKDILRAADADTPCKRLYLLVQMMYLAPDPRPHHDLYFQIVKDVIDAAPSTAPFIDAVNSKILTGEMYKALKEARKLIEYERGLLENVKTS, encoded by the coding sequence ATGGCTCTCAAAGTCGAACTCAAGCCCGGTGAGCGTTTCATCCTGGGCGACAGCGTCATCACAAACGACGACCAGCGCACCCGCCTGTTCATCGAGGGCGAGACGCCGATCCTCCGCGAAAAGGACATCCTCCGCGCGGCGGACGCCGATACGCCCTGCAAGCGTCTCTATCTCCTGGTTCAGATGATGTATCTGGCGCCCGATCCCCGCCCCCACCACGATCTCTACTTCCAGATCGTCAAGGACGTGATCGACGCAGCCCCCTCGACTGCGCCATTTATAGACGCGGTGAACAGTAAAATCTTAACCGGCGAAATGTATAAAGCTCTCAAGGAAGCTCGTAAGTTGATCGAGTACGAACGGGGGCTACTGGAGAATGTCAAGACCTCATGA
- a CDS encoding flagellin, which yields MGDITINSAVRTNLETLQSTAKMMAQTQNRLASGLKVSSALDNPQSFFTAAGLNARASDLSALQDSMSLGVQTLKAADEGIKSIQKLVDQAKSVANQALQAKATTTTLTTTAAPDADTDYSASGASATFTVALGDASADTITLDQDYGSLAAMVSDINDQLSAASAGVTAEVSGTGVTFKAVSGEDITIAGADSGDFGSTLSSDNGETLTEARATYVTDFNGLRDQIDQIANDASFNGINLLKGDTLTVNFNEDSTSKLDITGVTMTVGDDLGIDEADFSTNADIETAVAGLNTATATLRAQASTFGANLSVVQNRQDFTSNMISVLETGSGNLTLADTNEEAANLLALQTRQSLAQTSLSLATQAEQSVLSLLR from the coding sequence ATGGGTGATATCACCATTAACAGCGCAGTGCGCACGAACCTCGAAACCCTCCAGAGCACCGCGAAGATGATGGCGCAGACGCAGAACCGTCTCGCTTCCGGCCTGAAGGTTTCCAGCGCTCTCGACAATCCCCAGTCTTTCTTCACCGCCGCTGGCCTGAATGCCCGCGCGAGCGATCTTAGCGCCCTGCAGGACTCGATGAGCCTCGGTGTGCAGACGCTGAAGGCCGCCGATGAAGGCATCAAGTCGATCCAGAAGCTCGTCGACCAGGCGAAGTCGGTTGCCAACCAGGCTCTCCAGGCCAAAGCCACCACGACCACGCTGACGACAACTGCGGCTCCCGACGCGGACACCGACTACTCCGCTTCCGGTGCCAGCGCCACGTTCACGGTCGCACTGGGCGACGCTTCCGCCGACACCATCACGCTCGACCAGGACTACGGTTCGCTCGCGGCGATGGTTTCTGACATCAACGACCAGCTGTCCGCCGCCTCGGCGGGCGTCACCGCCGAAGTCTCCGGCACGGGCGTGACCTTCAAGGCCGTCAGCGGCGAAGACATCACGATTGCCGGCGCGGACTCGGGCGATTTCGGCTCGACGCTCTCCTCCGACAACGGCGAAACGCTCACGGAAGCCCGTGCGACCTACGTCACGGACTTCAACGGCCTCCGCGATCAGATCGACCAGATCGCGAACGACGCTTCCTTCAACGGCATCAACCTGCTGAAGGGCGATACGCTGACGGTGAACTTCAACGAAGACAGCACGTCCAAGCTGGACATCACCGGCGTCACGATGACGGTTGGTGACGATCTCGGTATCGACGAAGCTGACTTCTCCACCAATGCGGACATCGAAACAGCCGTTGCTGGCCTGAATACGGCCACGGCGACCCTCCGCGCCCAGGCCTCGACCTTCGGTGCGAACCTCTCGGTCGTGCAGAACCGTCAGGACTTCACCTCGAACATGATTTCGGTTCTCGAAACCGGTTCGGGCAACCTGACGCTGGCCGACACGAACGAAGAAGCGGCGAACCTGCTCGCTCTGCAGACCCGCCAGTCTCTCGCGCAGACCTCGCTGTCGCTCGCGACACAGGCCGAACAGAGCGTTCTCTCGCTCCTGCGCTAA
- a CDS encoding flagellin — translation MADVVLSGAIRSNLLSMQNTAKMLDETQLRLATGLKVRSAVDSPTSFFTAQGLNNRASDLNSLLDAMGQGVQTLEAADQGIKSILKLVDSMKAVANQALETKVKAAVITGNQTGAALSAATALNGLGDLATGNTITITVGEVTETVTIGAASGNIATVQDLIDWANDTFDGDEPLTAALTPEGQLTFEGANGRDVAVTAASGVTPVSLSGLLGSRTTATDGVNRDKFERDFNNLREQIEQLARDASYKGVNLLKGDTLSVFFNTEQTSKLDIEGVDLTPEGDLNIGAVDNESGNHGFALDAGIKAFVDTLNSATNVLRQQASTFGANLGVVQIRQDFTKSLVNTLETGASNLTVADTNEEGAKMLALQTRQQLGTTALSLANQAEQGVLRLFG, via the coding sequence ATGGCTGATGTAGTCCTTTCCGGCGCGATCCGGTCGAACCTGCTCAGCATGCAGAACACCGCGAAGATGCTCGACGAGACGCAGCTGCGTCTGGCGACGGGCCTCAAGGTGCGCAGCGCTGTCGACAGCCCGACCTCATTCTTCACCGCGCAGGGCCTCAACAACCGCGCATCCGATTTGAACAGCTTGCTCGATGCGATGGGCCAGGGCGTCCAGACGCTCGAAGCCGCCGACCAGGGTATCAAGTCGATCCTGAAACTCGTCGACAGCATGAAGGCCGTCGCGAACCAGGCGCTTGAAACCAAGGTCAAGGCCGCCGTCATCACCGGCAACCAGACCGGCGCCGCGCTTTCCGCCGCCACGGCCCTCAACGGCCTCGGCGATCTTGCCACCGGCAACACCATCACCATCACGGTCGGCGAAGTCACCGAGACGGTCACGATCGGCGCCGCCTCCGGCAACATCGCGACGGTGCAGGACCTCATCGACTGGGCGAACGACACTTTCGACGGCGACGAGCCGCTGACGGCCGCGCTCACCCCGGAAGGTCAGCTCACATTCGAAGGCGCCAACGGCCGCGATGTCGCCGTCACGGCGGCGAGCGGTGTCACCCCGGTCAGCCTCAGCGGCCTGCTCGGTTCCCGCACCACCGCCACCGACGGCGTGAACCGCGACAAGTTCGAGCGCGACTTCAACAATCTCCGTGAACAGATCGAACAGCTCGCCAGGGATGCCAGCTACAAGGGCGTCAATCTCCTGAAGGGCGACACGCTCAGCGTCTTCTTCAATACCGAGCAGACCAGCAAGCTCGACATTGAAGGCGTAGACCTGACACCGGAAGGCGATCTCAACATCGGCGCCGTGGACAATGAATCCGGCAATCACGGTTTCGCTCTCGATGCGGGCATCAAGGCCTTCGTCGATACGCTGAACTCCGCCACCAACGTGCTGCGCCAGCAGGCCTCGACCTTCGGTGCGAACCTCGGTGTGGTGCAGATCCGTCAGGACTTCACGAAGTCCCTCGTCAACACGCTGGAGACCGGCGCGTCGAACCTCACCGTCGCCGATACCAACGAAGAAGGTGCGAAAATGCTCGCCCTGCAGACCCGCCAGCAGCTCGGCACCACTGCCCTGTCGCTTGCGAACCAGGCCGAACAGGGTGTGCTGCGTCTCTTCGGTTAA
- a CDS encoding tetratricopeptide repeat protein, whose protein sequence is MSTMSNRRLAAGKSVTGDLQKKYEQGLRLLDQGRANDALTRFRKVLAADPRHVNALNALCRSLIAVGRPDEAVHALDAAAASAPEDKQHLLALAGICFAYKHVRAEELYRRVLTIDPDAFVALGNLASIIVEKAGYQEAVDLISHALEIRPDTAECYNTLGRALAGAAMYDEAEASYRRAIAINPELPTVYANYGALLDVVGRQQEALQLLQIALNMNPDCDGTRWNLARALLATGHIEAGWDMYGFGFACRERSPYRPFPGLIWEGEDLSDKTFMVWREQGLGDDLYFSTCYHDLVREAGHLIIETDRRLVSLYQRTWPEATVRAETGTSTGLGNYGEVDFDVTAPAGIVASRRRRSLQSFPANPRPLVADPARRQAARDWLATLGPGPRIGFCWRSSVRNPIRASFATRLEHWLDFLKLDTVQVVNLQYGEADEEIIEAEEKYGIRIHRMPGLDTMNDLEGTAALTAELDFFVAQWNASSEMAGALCIPGVVYLAAGNPVLLGTGGIPWHPCLKPFQIRPGFDPLALTRAMTDEALTRLRAAGKL, encoded by the coding sequence ATGTCGACCATGAGCAATCGGCGCCTTGCCGCGGGAAAATCCGTCACCGGCGACCTTCAGAAAAAATACGAACAGGGTCTCCGGCTCCTGGATCAAGGCCGCGCCAACGACGCCCTCACCCGCTTCCGCAAGGTGCTCGCCGCCGACCCGCGCCATGTCAACGCGCTCAACGCCCTCTGCCGCTCGCTCATCGCGGTCGGCCGCCCCGACGAAGCCGTCCACGCCCTTGATGCCGCAGCCGCTTCCGCGCCGGAGGACAAGCAGCACCTTCTGGCCCTCGCCGGCATTTGCTTCGCATACAAACATGTTCGCGCCGAAGAGCTATATCGCCGCGTCCTGACAATCGACCCGGATGCCTTCGTCGCCCTCGGAAATCTCGCCAGCATAATTGTCGAGAAGGCAGGCTATCAGGAAGCGGTGGACCTGATCTCGCACGCTCTCGAGATCAGGCCCGATACGGCCGAATGCTACAACACGCTGGGCCGCGCGCTTGCGGGCGCCGCCATGTACGACGAAGCCGAGGCAAGCTACCGCCGCGCCATCGCCATCAATCCCGAACTGCCCACGGTTTACGCGAATTACGGCGCCCTTCTCGATGTTGTCGGGCGGCAGCAGGAGGCCCTGCAGCTCCTCCAGATCGCGCTCAACATGAACCCGGACTGCGACGGCACGCGCTGGAACCTCGCCCGCGCCCTCCTCGCCACCGGCCATATAGAAGCCGGCTGGGACATGTATGGCTTCGGCTTCGCCTGCCGCGAGCGGTCGCCGTACCGCCCCTTCCCCGGCCTCATCTGGGAAGGCGAGGATCTCTCGGACAAGACGTTCATGGTCTGGCGCGAACAGGGCCTCGGCGACGATCTCTACTTTTCGACCTGCTACCACGATCTGGTCCGCGAAGCCGGCCACCTCATCATCGAAACGGACCGCCGCCTCGTCTCGCTCTACCAGCGGACCTGGCCTGAAGCGACCGTCCGCGCCGAAACCGGCACCTCGACCGGCCTCGGCAATTACGGCGAGGTCGATTTCGACGTCACCGCCCCCGCCGGCATCGTCGCCTCCCGCCGCCGCCGTTCGCTGCAAAGCTTTCCCGCAAATCCGCGCCCGCTCGTCGCCGATCCCGCAAGGCGGCAGGCCGCGCGCGACTGGCTCGCCACCCTCGGCCCCGGCCCCCGCATCGGCTTCTGCTGGCGTTCCAGCGTACGAAATCCCATCCGCGCCTCCTTCGCCACAAGGCTGGAACATTGGCTGGATTTCCTGAAGCTCGACACTGTCCAGGTCGTGAACCTGCAATATGGCGAGGCCGACGAGGAAATAATCGAGGCGGAGGAAAAATACGGCATCCGTATCCACCGGATGCCCGGCCTCGACACCATGAACGACCTCGAAGGCACCGCCGCGCTCACCGCCGAGCTGGATTTCTTCGTTGCCCAGTGGAATGCCTCTTCCGAAATGGCCGGCGCGCTTTGCATTCCGGGCGTCGTCTATCTCGCGGCCGGCAACCCGGTCCTGCTCGGCACCGGCGGCATCCCCTGGCACCCCTGCCTGAAGCCCTTCCAGATCAGGCCGGGCTTCGACCCCCTCGCCCTCACCCGCGCCATGACCGATGAAGCCCTGACCCGGCTTCGCGCCGCCGGCAAGCTGTGA
- a CDS encoding rod-binding protein, whose protein sequence is MEALSVFPAFIHTPAQPSVHTGKPAAKDEARDARIWETAQDFEAQFVSTLFQSMYEGVGEDDPFSGGPGETMFRSMLVDQYGRQMAQSGGIGIADAVYREMLQMQEVQK, encoded by the coding sequence ATGGAAGCCCTCTCCGTCTTCCCCGCCTTCATCCACACGCCCGCGCAGCCTTCCGTCCATACCGGAAAGCCCGCCGCGAAGGATGAGGCGCGCGACGCCCGCATCTGGGAAACCGCGCAGGATTTCGAAGCCCAGTTTGTCTCCACGCTCTTCCAGTCGATGTATGAAGGCGTCGGCGAGGACGATCCCTTCAGCGGCGGCCCGGGCGAAACCATGTTCCGCTCCATGCTCGTCGATCAGTACGGCCGCCAGATGGCCCAATCGGGCGGCATCGGCATCGCCGACGCCGTCTACCGCGAAATGCTGCAAATGCAGGAGGTGCAGAAATGA